DNA from Macrobrachium nipponense isolate FS-2020 chromosome 29, ASM1510439v2, whole genome shotgun sequence:
AACAAACCTAAAGACACTGAAAGAATTATATATTGTATGCTCATCCATGTACATAATTTTgtataaatcattattttcaGTATTGTCATGTCTAAAACTTCATGTGCTGTTTTTTACCACAAAGATCAGTGTTttatgttttcttgttttttctcttcattctgttttgaggaatgtgataaatgatttattaaCAGATTAGGCACTATATAGCTCAAACTCCAAACATTGATTTGACACGTGTGCTATTTGAGGACTTTTTAAACAAGTCTATCGTCacttgtacattttatttttttatactagctaattttaatattcctgctaTATTTATTGACCTCGTATGACAGTATGCTAGAGGAAtacttttttcttagttttttattcAACTAACTAATCTGGTTTTATTCAAAATGTACTGTGCACtggtattttttaaattcttgtatGACTTGTTTTTAGTCCTTTAATTGTtgacaaaattaaaacaacacttaATTATATGACATTGATTAGCTTAATTtggcattttaataattttgcttCATGTTCAAACTGGAATAAAGTCTGATCATGCTGTATTCAgacataaaattttgaaaatataaattattcatgTTGTTGACTGaagtttccccctttttttatgctCTACTCTATCTTGATAATTTATTATAAGTTAATCCTTTAAAATGCAGTACATATGTCTTCATCTGGTTGTATATTTGttgtattgtatttttatgtctgtatatttttacttttcattatctTGACTACTGACTCTTCACATGGCAATGGCACTACAGGAATTTTATGGAAAAGGAGTCTTAAAGTTCCCCATAGTACTGTATCATTGCAAGTTTGATACATAATTATCTCTGTGATTGACTTTTAAGGAGGGtatttaaaagggattttgatgtaggaaaaatctatttctgggcgaggaagccatgtcgctccatgaaatgtgtctcctttagcactatttctagtaaaatattgctataataccataGAACTGCTAAactggacatgtcagaagcctctgactcgctcacctatataaaaggtgtcagtataaaactggggcgagtgttaaacactaccacagcaacccctccaattagccttttcctcatcaaaagaccctaaatacggggagccgacccataggtcacacctagctaccccgttgaaggcgttttGACCATATGATTTAAAAGTTTCCATATTCCAGAGATCAGCTTTTATACCTTaagttattaaaagaataaaaactgaagGGGAGGAGTTTTACTCATAAATGAATACTTGGTATTGATGCTTTGGTTGGCAATATATACTGTATGATTTCATGTATTGTGCAATCTGTGTTGTGTTGTAGCTAACCAAGAACAAGATTCACAAAAACTAAGAGTTGAAAATGATAAATCAGTATTTGCAGTTTGTCTAAGATACGCAATGTAAATTTATTTGGCCAAGCACTATTTGGTATTGTGTATCTTTTTAATGATCATAAATGATTACATCTATTTTGATGAATGGAAATGTGTATATGTTTTCTTTCGCCTGTAAGTGTATTCATTATTTTGCAGAAATCCTTGTGTTAATACAGTATGTAAGTGGATTTTGTACAACAACTTTGCCAGGTGATAATAATATAGATGTCCATTTTTGTCAATAAACTGCATGATGTACTTTAGCTATGGTCATTTCAGTTTGAACAAAcattaatatttgatatatttgttCTCCCAAATCAGACAACTAAGTGTTAATAGAGACAAATTTGACTTTATCTCCTATATTTTTTACCcttcttttttaataactatGAGGCCAACGCATAGCCCTCCCATGAGTCCAATAGATTAAGGTGCCATGTACATCATagtcaacaaaataaaatattcttattcagaaatatttgtttttttatacatgGAACTTTCTTGCAACTGCAAATTACTACAGCACTATGGACTGTATTTCTGTTTGTACCATATTTAAAGTATGGCACTAATCAATTAAATTTGTGCAAAAGCAAATAGATTTAGATCATGTATTTAGAGGCAATTCTTTATTAGACATTGATCAATGATCTGACACTATGAAAAACTCTTAAACTCGCCAAACTTATGTGCAGTGTACTGATCTCAAACTATTGGTCGtgttattcattgtttattttgtagCTGTAGCCTGCTAAAGCTACTTCCCTCTGgctcttgctgttgctgttcttaCTCTTGCTTTTTTGGATTGATCTAGCCTGCACAATTCAGACAAAATTGATTATCCTCTGTTATATCCTAGAATAATGCTCatgcattgtatttttatttttttacttattcaagtTTTTGTTTCTTTAGTACAGCTATGTCAGAATTACAACTCTGTAATTACAGTTTACTTGAGCTCACTTAACAGACTAGTGCTTATTTGCAGTGTCCCATTACTTCTGCCTCTatcttttttagccttttactttacctccattcccatcTTGCTGTTTTACTCTCTAACTACTACATACGTACTTCCTAGTGCAAATGTGGCATTGCTCTCAGTTTCACCTTTAGTTCCTTGTAATCCATCTCAGTTATTTTCTGGCTCTTTACCTGACTGTCCAACTAACCCTACTGCTCTTCACTGTCTTAAGCACTCCTTAAATGACAAAATTATGCCTTCATTTGCCAGATTTCTGTCACTTAGCTTATCTTATTTCAAAGTTCATGAGCCCAATGATTTACATCATCCGACTCacagggtttgtctcaaggatGAGTTCCTTAATAGAAACAAATTGGGTCAAGGTAAAACTGAAGAAGTTGAACAGAGACCCAAGGGAATAGGTGAAAATTAAAGAACCTTCAGTACCATCTGCAATGTGCTATGCAAGTAAAAAGAGATAAATGAACATGAGAACCTTAGGACTTTTTTCCTTACAGTTGTAGTTCATCATAGTTTATGATCTAAGACTTTTGATGTCGGATATGTTTGGACAAATTGTTCGATGATtgaggaaaggaaaataattaataagcatagtaactttaatttcatgaaaataccagtgtaaatataaaacaataatgtcTAATGTCTTTTTacttgaaagtttaaataaaaaataaatatcaggaATTTTGTGTCGTGTCTGAATGAAGGTGAGACTGACTAAGAAGagaataaagattattttttcattaacttttaagACAATTTCAGAAAGATTGAAAATTGACAACATTTTTTCACTAAGCTGCATTAAGATTATCACAATGTATAAGTATTATTTAAGAATGTATTGAGGACGTTTTTATGCATAGGCAGGAGGAGATTGATAACTTGGGGCTGGTTCATAAGCCGGAGCAGACTTGTAGGGAGCTGGCTTGTGTTCGGGGTACTGGGCTTCCCCTTCATAGGTAACTTCAGCCACTAGACCATCACCATTGTCAGTGTACGTGACAGTCTGAATTCGTCCGTCTGGAAGGTTGACTTTGTAACTACCCTCGGTCTTGTATCCATCACGAGCCTCTGAATGGCCAAAATTGTTACCGGAATAATCATCAGCAACACCATAGTTGTACGTGTACTTGGGAGGTTCCTATTGGAGAATAGAAAGAATTAATTgagtatattttttaatataatattgtaCTCAGAAAAGAAGTTTGTAATTTTTACTGCGATAATTGGAAGAAAGGTACAGACATATCAGGAAACATTTAGAATGAATGGCATGGCAAAGCTGCGAACTTACACTTTTAAGATAATTAGAAGAACTATGTGCGTCATCATGATTATTAAACAGTAGGCTACTTCCCTAATCATATTCCACAAGAGCTGGAATGTTAAAAGTAGCATCATATAGAATTTACGATGTGTTATTCATTGAGTAAACAGGATATGTATTCCATTTCAGTACTATTAGGAAAGTAATAGAGTTTAAGCTGACTGAACTTACATCAGGATATTCAGGTTCCTTGTAGGCGGATGGAGCTGAATATTTTGGTGGTGGTGGAGCATATGTTGGAGCCCCATATGCTGGTGATCGGTCAGCAGTTGCCACTGCAAACAGCGAAGCAATTGCCAAGATCTGGTGGATGGAATGAATGCTTGCTTAGTCGAGTGAAGAATTATAGCTTTATGATAAACAAAGTTTTCTGTAACTCCTCTTGGGGCCGATGATATTAGCACATCGTTTGAATGATTaccattatattattgttatggtGTTGATCATTAATGAAATGGTGATGAAGAATGAGGTAATTATGCTTAACAGTAATGATGgagtttattaaaaagaaactagCCAGACAGTAGTGATAAtgtaaaattatgataataatactattgaGGATGAAAATTACCATCTTGAATTGCAATTGACGACAGTGGCTGCCCTCATCTGACCCACGCATCGTAGGGCCtacaattattttaaatatcAAAGAGAACTTAATGGAATTGTGAGTCTGAGAATGAGgagatgcataataataatagatcattAGCGTAGATGAAATGCATTTTAGATGTTTCGTTCGCGAGAAAAGACAGGAAGACAATAAGTTGATGGGAAATGAATGTACTATatgttgacagtaggataaaggATAGGACGAGCTTGAAAGTGCTCGTTTAAGTTTAAAAGaagttttggaaataaaagtCCTTTGAATGAAGGAAACGTGAGTGCTTTATGTACATAgatagaaaaagagaagaaatgatcaTAGCTCATAACATTGttcatgtatatttctttttatggtAGTATTTATAGCTAATGTGTAACATTGTTTAAGTTGctagtgattttattttatttgaattgtatagatttctggcattatgccaagcactggagcaacttaggccattcagcgctgaaacagaaattgacagtaaatggtttgaaaggtgttacaggaggaaaacctcgcagatgcactacAAAATTAGAAACTTCTTCAACTCTTGAGCAACATGGAAGTATTTTCTAATGGCTGGTTTGGGTTAAGTCAGCCCTATGGGAGCACGCACTTGTGATCCAAGGGACAATTGTGGTAGGTGTGAAAGCGGTGGCCGGTGGGTGGGAAACAGGCAAGGGCCAATCGAGTCACCGTGTCAAAATTGTTAAAGGGTCCCAATTCAGTGTCTTGTTGCACAGTTTCATTGGTTAAAAAATGGTTGCATtccatcagaatgaaaaaaatccttattttaaaTCAAACAGTATAAATTGCAGCTATCGTTCAATTTGCCAAAAAGGTACTCAAACTTGTTTAAAACTTTAAAAGGAACCaccgatgaaaaaataaaaaaaagattctgaGAAGAAGTAAACACACTAAaccataaaaatgattaaaaaaaaaatggttggttATGATAGCTATTACTGAAAAGTTTTTATGGTATAAAAAACGTGTTGTTCCAAAAGTCAATGCTCGAAACCTTATAAACTATGGCATACTTCTGAAAAACCAACAAGTAACTGGGTCCTACCTTCGGAGACATGGTAGCGAAGTATGATGGCAGGAATGGCCTCCCAGTCTTTTTATATGCCTATTGACGCCTTTCCCTCAGACGTGAAGTCATCATGGTTGCAGGTACACCCGAGGGCACGCCCAAACGTACACCGTGAGAGATTGTGTACCTTTGACTCTCACAGTAATCCTGCAGGGTTTATTACGGTATGTGCCTCTATGCTAACCATACAAGCCCGAGAGTAGGCATGTTGGTATAATTACGTTTTAGTCTTGCTATTTCCCGAATTTTACTCTCTGTAGCCTGGTATGTAGAGAAGAGATGAACTTTTAAGTGTTGTAACACTATTAACTTAATTCAAAACAcacatgtagtattatatataatatatatatatatatatatatatatatatatgtatgtatgtatgtataaaagaaaCCCATCATTCGGCCAACCGATTACGGTGGTTCCCAGCCCAAGGCATGGGAGTGGTGATCAAGAGCGTTCTTCCGTTATAAAACTTGTTGACTTAGTGGCCATAATCAGATTTTATTGAGTCTTCGCTGCAAGTAGCTCCTGGAATGAATCTAAGCATAGGTAGctggtaaagaaaaaaatctgggtatatattatgcatatctaCTACAGCCTAGTAAGCCCTCAACCCCGGCGACAAACGACAGTCGTCAACCTCTATTACCTCCCATGTCAAGGTTTCGCTTTTCCTCTTTCCGTAGGCGTCATAGTAATTACCGGCGGTTTGGTGTTGGTTTTTCCGTTTTACTACGTAATGCCGAATCGGTAATGTTTACGAAAGATTGTTTGCCGTCAGGGTTTTCACTGATACCTTGTTAAAAATATCAGAATTCGCATGGTTAATTTTGGTTTCATTTGCTGATGGGGGTTTTTCTTTGTGGTTAACAAATATTGCTTTTATTGTACTAGAGATTGAGAGCCGATGGGACTCTATTTTTCGGCAATAACCTTTGATCTATCAACGAAATGGATATGTTGCCGTGTCATGGCAGCATAAACGAGGTGGATATTTTAGACAAATTTCAACGCTTTTGCTGTGTCCATTTCGATGTATTTAAGACCTTGATTTCAGTCGTGTATTCtgacgtcatgacatcttgaCTGTCGTACCAATTCTTGATAAATTGTCATACTCAACTTTCTTACAGACATTGGTAACATTCCTATGTACACATTACATCTCTGAGAAGTTTAATagttattcatgtaattgttatgaTCGTAATGCTCGCTTAATATTTTGATTACTTCTCATTTTGCGGTGTCCGTTCTcggatgtttgtttgtgtggtgtttttacgttgcatggaaccagtggttattcagcaacggaaccaacggctttacgtgacttccgaaccacgacgagagtaaacttctatcaccagaaatacacatctctgaccccgtAGTGAaattgccgagaatcgaactcgcgaccaccgaggtggaaagccaagaccataccaaccacgccactgaggcgcagcCAGATGTACAATAAGGCTGGAAAGTTGCTCCGACAGTTTCGCTACTTTGGAGTGAAGTACTGCGAACAAACATTCTCTCTTACTTTAATTGGTATTttgagtgaattaagaacaaaatgtgtataattacaatcaaataagcactgcggAGGTTCAGTTGTGAAGTCAGTAAGGGTAAAACCACGGATTACGAGGTAGGAATGCATTTCGGTTCAACCACGTGACCCTTGGGAATTCCATGCAGTGTTGCCAGATGGGTTAGTCTAAAAATCCCCAAAACGCATGATAAAAAATCcccatttccacaaatatattttcttttgaatctGTAGGCCTTACTAATATAGAAATTATTTGGTATGcttcatatatgtgtatgcaaACTAATTGCAACAATATAAAGGTTTACTCACCCTTGTTTCTTCTTCATAAATGGAATTCATTTTTCTAGGAATCCATAGGACAGCTAGAAAGGCTTTTATTTAAAtgctatatcattattattaacggtTATAATTTACTTTTCATACTACTATATACCGGgatatattctataaaataatgatgaaaatggcAACAGTATTGTTCATAGTGAAAACCAATGATTATGAAATTATTCACTATGGAAATGTTTTCATTAATCCTGTAGTAAATAAAAGGCTAATTAttctttataagaatgaaaatggttCATTCACTGATTACATAAGATATACTTGCATCGATgcattacaaaaaggaaaaaactatcCAGAGCCAAAAATCCCTAAATTTGTACAGAATATCCCCATCGGACACCTAATATCCCCAAATCTAGGGATAAATCCCCATATCTGGCAACGCTGAAATTTCCATGTCGCATACtttcctatactcggttttttttttccatctgtccatccgcctgtggtgtttgcgtatggtaacactgcgtcccgggctttagattgttacattcagcttacgttcaacaataataacaatatcctatttcgaatattaacggtgtaattcgcatacagtaaattattaaaacaccttttagttgcaaatgtacacccagatatccttttatttacataaaacttacacatagcgtaactatctaaagcccgggacgcagtgttaccatacaaaaataccacagggcggatggaaagatggaaaaaaacagagtatagtagttgTAAGCCACAAAATATTG
Protein-coding regions in this window:
- the LOC135206158 gene encoding cuticle protein 7-like — encoded protein: MSPKILAIASLFAVATADRSPAYGAPTYAPPPPKYSAPSAYKEPEYPDEPPKYTYNYGVADDYSGNNFGHSEARDGYKTEGSYKVNLPDGRIQTVTYTDNGDGLVAEVTYEGEAQYPEHKPAPYKSAPAYEPAPSYQSPPAYA